A section of the Bradyrhizobium oligotrophicum S58 genome encodes:
- a CDS encoding DUF3326 domain-containing protein has translation MEAHEIFLDLPIKRSHGDLIAYFADALTSRLPRDVVPIRFVVTETTGECYRCEVGVISGGPAGLIDDRLGIFRFRDRKIHGGDGFNVVYMVPTGIGAEIGGHVGDAGPAARLLATTCDRLITHPNVVNAADLNELPENGVYVEGSVICRLLMGTIGLQPVRSNRILVVIGEHKVEKITNYSINATNAARASCGYQCTELLRLDPPFDMKAYFTSSGRAAGRVEHLERLLDLLAARRGQFDAVALNTIIEYPEDDIIAYYNGPDDSVNPWGGIEAILTHAVTHALNVPSAHSPQLNEYKSIPVGVGHPVMAAELISAAYLQCILKGLSRSPRLIVDPEAMLNRNVLTAADVSCVVMPDRCLGLPTLAALQQEIPVIAVRDSTNRARTDLSMLPWAPGKLLYAENYLEACGLLSALRSGVAVESLRRPLHRLETPIIRPSWDMEPAQARLSAAG, from the coding sequence ATGGAGGCTCATGAGATCTTTCTTGATCTTCCGATCAAGCGCAGCCACGGCGACCTCATAGCTTATTTTGCTGATGCACTGACCTCGCGACTGCCGCGGGATGTCGTCCCGATCCGCTTCGTCGTCACCGAAACGACCGGCGAGTGCTATCGCTGCGAGGTCGGCGTCATCAGCGGAGGTCCGGCCGGGCTGATTGACGACCGGCTCGGCATCTTCCGTTTCAGGGATCGCAAGATCCACGGTGGCGACGGTTTCAACGTCGTGTACATGGTGCCGACCGGCATCGGTGCCGAAATCGGCGGACACGTCGGCGACGCCGGACCAGCAGCGCGGCTGCTTGCCACAACCTGCGACCGCCTCATCACCCATCCCAACGTGGTCAATGCGGCAGACCTCAACGAGCTCCCCGAGAACGGCGTCTATGTCGAAGGCAGCGTGATCTGCCGCCTGCTGATGGGCACGATCGGGCTTCAGCCGGTGCGATCCAACCGGATCCTGGTCGTGATCGGCGAGCACAAGGTCGAGAAGATCACTAATTACTCCATCAATGCCACCAACGCCGCCCGCGCATCCTGCGGCTACCAATGCACGGAGCTGCTGCGGCTGGATCCGCCGTTCGACATGAAGGCCTATTTCACGTCTTCCGGCAGGGCCGCCGGACGGGTCGAGCATCTGGAGCGGCTGCTCGATCTGCTGGCCGCGCGCCGCGGTCAATTCGATGCGGTGGCACTGAACACGATCATCGAATATCCCGAAGACGATATTATCGCCTATTACAACGGCCCCGACGATTCAGTGAACCCCTGGGGAGGCATCGAGGCCATCCTCACCCACGCCGTCACCCATGCGCTCAACGTGCCGTCGGCGCATTCGCCGCAGCTGAACGAATACAAATCGATTCCGGTCGGCGTCGGACATCCGGTGATGGCCGCGGAGCTGATTTCGGCCGCCTACTTGCAATGCATCCTCAAGGGACTTTCGCGCAGCCCGCGACTGATCGTCGATCCCGAGGCGATGCTCAATCGCAACGTGCTCACCGCCGCAGACGTCTCCTGCGTCGTCATGCCTGACCGCTGCCTCGGCCTGCCCACCCTGGCCGCGCTCCAGCAGGAGATCCCCGTCATTGCCGTGCGAGACAGCACCAATCGCGCCCGCACCGATCTGTCGATGCTGCCATGGGCACCCGGCAAGCTGTTGTATGCGGAGAATTACCTGGAAGCCTGCGGCCTGTTGAGCGCGCTGCGTTCCGGTGTCGCCGTCGAATCGCTGCGCCGTCCGTTGCATCGGCTGGAGACCCCGATCATCAGGCCGTCGTGGGACATGGAGCCGGCGCAGGCCAGGTTGAGCGCTGCTGGATGA
- a CDS encoding B12-binding domain-containing radical SAM protein produces the protein MDAPVRSLATKEIVLINAADSASTLFDEAAEPYQANAFPNLGLLTLGTALRTELAARGLSHQVTYFDASVTGNDELISYLEAHAPRLFAVCFSIYTANYVASARIAERVKRLDPNIHTVLGNDGFSAIWRIAMRRRAAFDYGFYGNDVVEGFSRLMADLAERRVVDLGRYPGLVFRDPANNGRIARNEEDPEEFNRLPMVDYSLTRGPFDHDARYLAEQHRSMPSLAARGARGVTIEFARGCLKFGGRRNDYGVPLNACDFCAINPGSRAMIGADAERAWAIIRSAVEQGYNYFFVTTDELPLTFWPLLNRMAERVPDWYRDMHRDDRPRFLCYARADAFKANKLHRIDLMMEQLNYDTFWIGLEAFSTISLRAMNKGISASRNGSQDMLEHNLEAVACAAQRGARIGAGLIVTHLGITPDIMETNFRILDDCLQRHAQAFMEITVNLLYPNPGSLAFDYLRMPSSARDAAGRLGLEVDYDYLRSVQGKYAEEDMIDTDELLLDFMRGCCPAVTIEQAFDYRNRVSELVSSHGIQLV, from the coding sequence ATGGATGCGCCTGTCCGATCGCTTGCGACGAAAGAGATCGTCCTGATCAATGCCGCCGACAGCGCCTCGACGCTGTTCGACGAGGCCGCCGAGCCCTACCAGGCCAACGCCTTTCCAAATCTCGGTCTGCTGACCCTCGGCACGGCCTTGCGCACGGAGCTCGCCGCACGCGGCCTCAGCCATCAGGTGACATATTTCGACGCGTCGGTCACCGGCAACGACGAGCTGATATCCTATCTGGAAGCGCATGCGCCGCGGCTGTTTGCGGTCTGCTTCAGCATCTACACCGCCAATTATGTCGCCTCCGCCCGGATTGCCGAGCGCGTCAAGCGGCTCGATCCCAACATTCATACCGTGCTCGGCAATGACGGCTTCTCGGCGATCTGGCGGATCGCGATGCGGCGCCGTGCCGCGTTCGACTATGGTTTCTACGGCAATGATGTCGTCGAGGGCTTCAGCCGCTTGATGGCCGACCTTGCCGAGCGCCGCGTCGTCGATCTCGGCCGTTACCCCGGGCTGGTGTTTCGCGATCCGGCCAACAACGGCAGGATCGCCAGAAACGAAGAGGATCCCGAGGAGTTTAACCGGCTCCCGATGGTCGACTACTCGCTCACCCGCGGGCCGTTCGACCATGACGCGCGCTATCTGGCCGAGCAGCATCGCAGCATGCCGTCGCTCGCTGCTCGCGGCGCGCGCGGTGTGACCATCGAGTTCGCGCGGGGGTGCCTGAAGTTCGGCGGCCGGCGAAACGATTACGGCGTCCCCCTGAACGCATGCGACTTCTGCGCCATCAATCCCGGCAGCAGGGCCATGATCGGCGCCGATGCGGAGCGCGCCTGGGCCATCATCCGCAGCGCCGTCGAGCAGGGCTACAACTACTTCTTTGTCACGACCGACGAGTTGCCGCTGACGTTCTGGCCGCTGCTGAACCGGATGGCCGAGCGGGTTCCGGACTGGTATCGCGACATGCACCGCGACGATCGCCCGCGCTTTCTGTGCTACGCCCGCGCCGACGCCTTCAAGGCCAACAAGCTGCATCGCATCGACCTGATGATGGAGCAGTTGAACTACGACACGTTCTGGATCGGCCTGGAGGCCTTCTCGACGATCTCGCTCCGGGCGATGAACAAGGGGATTTCCGCCAGCCGCAACGGCTCGCAGGACATGCTTGAGCACAATCTCGAAGCGGTCGCGTGCGCGGCTCAGCGCGGCGCCCGGATCGGTGCCGGGCTGATCGTCACGCATCTCGGGATCACGCCGGACATCATGGAGACGAATTTCAGGATTCTGGACGACTGCCTGCAGCGCCACGCGCAGGCCTTCATGGAAATCACCGTCAACCTGCTGTATCCCAACCCGGGATCGCTGGCGTTCGACTACCTGCGCATGCCAAGCTCCGCTCGCGACGCCGCGGGCAGGCTGGGCCTGGAGGTCGACTACGACTATCTGCGGTCGGTGCAGGGCAAGTACGCCGAAGAGGACATGATCGACACCGATGAGCTGCTGCTGGATTTCATGCGCGGGTGCTGTCCCGCCGTCACGATCGAGCAGGCGTTCGACTACCGGAACCGTGTGTCCGAGCTCGTCAGCAGCCATGGCATCCAGCTCGTATGA
- a CDS encoding cupin-like domain-containing protein yields MPQKISHWPALTQWSPEFFKRSYGDLPVWLSRYDPHSERSYLDQHIEYASRKTTMADYVDALSGDHGFFSIRESIGMLQSHPELLEHVDGFRPFGCSSEPPASQYMALWFSPGHDTTGMHIDVAEGLLFHIYGHKRVILLAPDQTGLVYEDDLNKLYARGLEDRIDPEDLEMWRNFVRWSKVNPFEPDFERFPALREATYFDVVINPGDVLYIPLGWWHAVRSLDTTISISKSLFKDEFLRA; encoded by the coding sequence ATGCCGCAGAAGATCTCGCATTGGCCGGCGCTGACACAATGGAGCCCGGAGTTCTTCAAGCGCAGCTATGGCGATCTGCCGGTGTGGTTGAGTCGCTATGACCCCCACTCGGAACGATCCTATCTCGACCAGCATATCGAATACGCCAGCCGCAAGACGACCATGGCCGACTATGTCGACGCACTGTCCGGAGACCACGGCTTTTTCTCGATCCGGGAAAGCATCGGGATGCTGCAGAGCCATCCGGAATTGCTCGAGCATGTCGACGGCTTCCGGCCGTTCGGATGCAGTAGCGAACCGCCCGCCAGCCAATATATGGCTCTGTGGTTCAGTCCGGGCCACGACACCACCGGGATGCATATCGATGTGGCGGAGGGATTGTTGTTCCACATCTACGGGCACAAACGGGTTATCCTGCTCGCACCGGATCAGACCGGGCTGGTCTATGAGGACGATCTGAACAAGCTCTATGCCAGGGGCCTCGAAGACCGGATTGATCCCGAGGATCTCGAGATGTGGCGAAACTTCGTCCGCTGGAGCAAGGTCAACCCGTTCGAACCGGACTTCGAGCGATTTCCAGCGCTGCGCGAGGCGACCTATTTCGACGTCGTCATCAACCCAGGCGATGTGCTCTATATTCCGCTCGGCTGGTGGCATGCCGTGCGATCGCTCGATACCACGATCAGCATTTCCAAATCACTCTTCAAAGACGAATTCCTGCGCGCATGA
- a CDS encoding type III PLP-dependent enzyme domain-containing protein — protein sequence MLDLLQRLQPAEPLFCVDEMLLDQRARVVLATFDGDICHDLLVNPHPRILASLAQAGIRRFAISGPADLARLDQLAEPIIPLLRQPINSRHDLQVMARRGVRVFAIDHLDGLAKLHDEVGFDELEVEIMVPASLIRQPCEASDRLHDQAVGAMLRASRAYGFSTSIAICPGVSSGSDIAAALAYGRSLAQRSGIALTAINLGSAEIRPGGETIEQLCTAASAHAARLGLATTRLRLDTSRAVVDSSCSVVVQVLLRKPDAIYLNDGRFGWLHSLDRRLRRDGPAPRLRRLNGTPSGATRSFHVFGPTCDSWDAFETAMELPADVREGDWIEIAAMGADTLPWACAFNGLHPDLCAVIAPRAETGRTSHAAVPITHLPSSTASAQP from the coding sequence GTGCTCGACCTGCTGCAGCGATTGCAGCCGGCAGAGCCGCTGTTCTGCGTGGACGAGATGCTGCTCGACCAGCGGGCGCGCGTCGTCCTGGCCACATTTGACGGCGACATCTGCCATGACCTGCTGGTGAATCCGCACCCGCGGATATTGGCGAGCCTCGCGCAAGCGGGCATCCGCCGGTTTGCCATCTCGGGCCCGGCCGATCTGGCTCGGCTCGATCAGCTCGCCGAGCCAATCATCCCGTTGCTGCGACAACCGATCAATTCGCGCCACGATCTGCAGGTCATGGCGCGGCGCGGAGTGCGCGTCTTCGCCATCGATCACCTGGATGGTCTGGCCAAGCTGCATGACGAAGTCGGCTTTGACGAGCTCGAAGTCGAGATCATGGTGCCGGCTTCGCTGATCAGGCAACCGTGTGAAGCCTCCGACCGGCTGCATGACCAAGCTGTTGGGGCCATGCTCCGTGCGAGCCGAGCGTACGGCTTCTCCACATCGATCGCGATCTGTCCCGGCGTATCATCCGGCAGCGATATTGCCGCCGCGCTGGCCTACGGCCGATCGCTCGCGCAACGCTCCGGCATCGCCCTTACCGCCATCAACCTCGGCAGCGCGGAGATCCGTCCCGGCGGAGAAACCATCGAACAACTCTGTACGGCCGCCTCCGCACACGCCGCCAGGCTCGGCCTTGCGACGACCCGCCTTCGGCTCGACACCAGCCGTGCAGTGGTGGATTCCTCCTGCAGCGTTGTAGTCCAGGTGCTGTTGCGCAAGCCTGACGCCATCTACCTCAACGACGGACGTTTCGGCTGGCTGCACTCGCTCGACCGCCGGCTTCGCCGCGACGGCCCGGCGCCGCGGCTGCGCCGGCTGAACGGCACGCCATCCGGCGCCACGCGCAGCTTCCATGTGTTCGGGCCGACCTGTGATTCCTGGGACGCCTTCGAAACCGCCATGGAGTTGCCCGCTGATGTCAGGGAAGGCGACTGGATCGAGATTGCGGCCATGGGCGCAGACACGCTGCCGTGGGCCTGCGCCTTCAACGGCCTCCATCCCGATCTGTGTGCCGTGATCGCGCCGCGGGCCGAGACCGGCCGAACCAGCCACGCAGCTGTTCCAATCACGCATCTTCCATCCTCAACAGCGAGTGCGCAGCCGTGA
- a CDS encoding phosphotransferase enzyme family protein, with product MACRAIARYHDQHFQITLQRRIPARMTGPDQPADWQWSLDPPLLRDALSRFGCKPETAEPVGSFISKVYACQREHDWIALKITPDWFHDRNEILAELDFIIFLDRNNVPVLRPVRSDGNQLVEVIPSDDADLLAYASQWIDGEAVEGPDWTADYFRRAGAMMGHIHAASTLYPTVRKRQRRPHWDHDDYYEERLARLPARLSHIAANARQLVERLRGLPSDPAHFGLLHGDMNVGNLLCCDDGSMRVIDFENCYYGWFMDDIAAALYYTAHDRWEYFPGDTYLQWSAANGLAPDGAAFGNFYLTHFLEGYTSVRPVGGEWIARIPDFLHLRHLDEFLAKFDGSPSLFDAEGNRATLESYVRELEAGIFL from the coding sequence GTGGCATGCCGTGCGATCGCTCGATACCACGATCAGCATTTCCAAATCACTCTTCAAAGACGAATTCCTGCGCGCATGACGGGTCCCGATCAACCTGCCGACTGGCAATGGTCCCTGGACCCGCCCCTGCTGCGGGACGCGTTGTCGCGCTTCGGATGCAAGCCAGAGACCGCCGAACCGGTCGGAAGCTTCATCAGCAAGGTCTACGCCTGCCAGCGCGAACACGACTGGATCGCGTTGAAGATCACGCCTGACTGGTTTCACGATCGGAACGAGATTCTCGCCGAATTGGATTTCATCATCTTTCTCGATCGAAACAATGTGCCGGTGTTGCGCCCGGTGCGATCGGACGGCAATCAGCTGGTCGAAGTGATCCCGAGCGACGATGCCGATCTGCTGGCATATGCCTCGCAATGGATTGACGGCGAGGCTGTCGAAGGCCCGGACTGGACTGCGGATTACTTTCGGCGCGCCGGCGCCATGATGGGACATATTCACGCTGCCTCGACGCTCTACCCGACCGTGAGGAAACGTCAGCGACGGCCGCACTGGGACCATGACGACTACTACGAGGAGAGGCTCGCCAGACTTCCGGCCCGGCTGTCGCACATCGCGGCAAATGCCAGACAGCTGGTGGAGCGGCTGCGAGGCCTGCCGAGCGACCCCGCGCATTTCGGCTTGCTGCATGGCGACATGAACGTCGGCAATCTGCTGTGCTGCGATGACGGCAGCATGCGGGTGATCGACTTCGAGAACTGCTACTATGGCTGGTTCATGGACGACATCGCAGCGGCCCTGTACTACACCGCGCATGATCGCTGGGAATATTTTCCCGGCGATACCTACCTGCAATGGAGTGCCGCGAACGGGCTGGCGCCGGATGGCGCCGCGTTCGGCAACTTCTATCTGACGCATTTTCTCGAGGGCTACACCTCCGTTCGCCCGGTTGGCGGGGAATGGATCGCGCGGATACCCGACTTTCTTCATCTGCGGCATCTGGACGAGTTTCTGGCCAAGTTCGACGGGTCGCCCTCATTGTTCGATGCGGAAGGCAATCGTGCGACCCTCGAGAGCTACGTCCGCGAGCTCGAGGCCGGGATCTTCCTGTGA
- a CDS encoding deoxyhypusine synthase family protein yields the protein MAAEIRAFIDHHFRHFNAATLKDAAQGYETFLNAGGRMMLTLAGAMSTAELGLSLAEMIRAGKVHAITCTGANLEEDLFNLVAHDRYVRVPGYRYLSKQQEVELLERGLNRVTDTCIPEDYAIRKIQHLIETHWRDAKQEGKPKLPHQFCYELIRSGRLKEHYQIPLEHSWLVAACERSLPLFVPGWEDSTLGSIFTSLCIRGEMSPAAMRGGIDYLLELANWYREGSARHPMGFFQIGGGIAGDFAICVVPMIRQDLEEHVPEWKYFCQISDSTTSYGSYSGAVPNEKITWGKIAGDCPQYVIESDATIVAPLIFAYLLGR from the coding sequence ATGGCGGCCGAGATCCGTGCGTTCATCGATCACCACTTTCGCCATTTCAATGCCGCCACCCTGAAGGACGCGGCGCAGGGATACGAGACATTCCTGAACGCCGGTGGGCGGATGATGCTGACGCTCGCCGGAGCCATGAGCACGGCGGAACTCGGTCTGTCGCTCGCGGAGATGATCCGGGCCGGCAAGGTGCATGCGATCACCTGCACTGGGGCGAATCTCGAGGAGGACCTGTTCAATCTCGTCGCCCATGACCGCTACGTTCGCGTGCCCGGCTATCGCTATCTGTCGAAGCAGCAGGAGGTCGAGCTGCTCGAGCGCGGGCTGAACCGGGTCACGGACACCTGCATCCCGGAAGACTACGCGATCCGAAAAATCCAGCATTTGATCGAGACGCATTGGCGCGATGCGAAGCAGGAGGGGAAGCCGAAGCTGCCGCATCAATTCTGCTATGAGCTGATCCGCAGCGGCCGGCTCAAGGAGCACTATCAGATTCCCCTGGAGCACAGCTGGCTTGTCGCGGCCTGCGAGCGCTCGCTGCCGCTGTTCGTTCCGGGGTGGGAGGATTCGACGCTCGGAAGCATCTTCACGTCGCTGTGTATCCGAGGCGAAATGTCGCCGGCGGCGATGCGGGGCGGGATCGACTATCTGCTGGAGCTCGCCAACTGGTATCGCGAGGGATCGGCCCGGCATCCGATGGGCTTCTTCCAGATCGGCGGCGGCATCGCCGGCGATTTCGCCATCTGCGTCGTTCCCATGATCCGGCAGGACCTGGAGGAGCACGTCCCGGAGTGGAAGTACTTCTGCCAGATCAGCGACTCCACGACGAGCTACGGCTCCTATAGCGGCGCGGTTCCGAACGAGAAGATCACTTGGGGCAAGATCGCGGGCGATTGCCCGCAATATGTCATCGAGTCCGACGCCACGATCGTCGCCCCACTGATCTTCGCCTACCTGCTCGGTAGATAG
- a CDS encoding type III PLP-dependent enzyme domain-containing protein gives MACPHANVEALLSELQPSEPMLCVWPDRIAAQLRRFQGGFPGEVLYAIKANPLASVLRTLCAAGLRHFDVASIAEIEAVTAIRRDAGLFFHNPVKSRDAIRVSASLPQIHSFAVDHADELAKCMAETDRRDIQIAVRMATQRADAAQDFSTKFGAAPAEAAQILRAAHQAGFACGLTFHVGTQCRNPQAYSDALAACGEIAAVAGVPLASIDVGGGFPAAHEGEIVPPLETYFDAIGRSFRDLHIEGCRLLCEPGRALVAQACAVLVQVVHRRDGRLHINDGVAGSFGELSFLDRRVPARLYRRRGTDVRGVDGEPTTFTLVGPLAFDTRDELPGRYALPADAREGDWILLGELGAYATCLAADFLAYRQPLDATVAEWPWIDARERDHAA, from the coding sequence ATGGCGTGCCCTCACGCAAACGTCGAGGCGCTGCTTTCCGAACTCCAGCCGTCGGAGCCGATGCTTTGCGTCTGGCCTGACCGGATCGCCGCGCAACTCCGACGCTTTCAGGGCGGCTTCCCTGGCGAGGTCCTCTACGCCATAAAAGCCAATCCTCTCGCCTCCGTCCTTCGCACGCTGTGCGCGGCCGGGTTGCGGCATTTCGACGTCGCTTCGATTGCCGAAATCGAGGCCGTCACAGCGATCCGCCGCGACGCCGGGCTGTTCTTCCATAACCCCGTCAAATCACGCGACGCGATCCGCGTGTCGGCCAGCCTGCCGCAGATCCATAGCTTCGCCGTCGATCATGCCGATGAGCTGGCCAAATGCATGGCCGAGACTGACCGGCGAGATATCCAGATTGCCGTGCGGATGGCGACACAGCGCGCCGACGCGGCGCAGGATTTCAGCACCAAGTTCGGCGCGGCGCCGGCCGAGGCCGCACAAATCCTGCGCGCGGCCCATCAAGCCGGTTTTGCATGCGGCCTGACGTTTCACGTCGGCACACAATGTCGTAACCCCCAGGCCTATTCCGATGCGCTAGCGGCCTGCGGTGAAATCGCCGCCGTCGCGGGCGTTCCGCTGGCGAGCATCGATGTCGGCGGCGGCTTTCCGGCGGCGCATGAGGGCGAGATCGTGCCGCCGCTGGAGACCTATTTCGATGCGATCGGACGCAGCTTCCGCGATCTCCATATCGAGGGATGCCGGCTGCTGTGCGAGCCGGGCCGCGCGCTCGTCGCCCAGGCCTGCGCGGTGCTGGTTCAGGTGGTACACCGCCGCGACGGTCGCCTGCATATCAACGATGGCGTCGCAGGCAGTTTCGGCGAACTCTCGTTTCTCGATCGCCGCGTGCCGGCGCGTCTGTACCGCAGGCGAGGGACCGACGTCCGGGGGGTGGACGGCGAACCGACCACTTTCACATTGGTGGGGCCGCTTGCCTTCGACACGCGGGATGAGCTGCCCGGCCGTTACGCCCTGCCCGCAGATGCGCGTGAAGGCGATTGGATCCTGCTCGGCGAGTTGGGGGCTTACGCCACCTGCCTGGCGGCTGACTTCCTGGCCTATCGACAGCCGCTCGATGCGACGGTTGCAGAATGGCCATGGATCGATGCCCGGGAGCGCGATCATGCGGCCTGA
- a CDS encoding radical SAM protein: protein MGAVRTISRPGARGQRSRPLRVAFEHLAAGYPVTIDRYCSDTRDDRQSIMLLSCAAWAAQRGAEVEVIWEPESRRRGAAADVVFIVLFSVAAYALKNAIEAYRAQTDGCIVVCGPHAVSFPEHCYRAGADAIVKKCDQALFLQILDDVGQGRLQRSYATTRSIDRLPHYSEFQARGFVPAQGFRNALASTGCPYTCSFCTDAETNFSTIDAADVVADIASCDEKLIVFNDPLFGLGEHGKAIMHGLSGLGDRYAMGFTTSSALRQPEMRRLFTDAGFVLLEVGLENIHADYAKNRRSDLIDICAQCPFFIIVNYIYGLSARDFEQETTSYLVELTEKCPNVLPMVFVPFSLPETGLHQDHLAQGRIFDPSYLCIGNEILSMRLPLQMTPADYYHRLDALNERLYIDHNARMREWVLTHPGITPDRRRVMLDIVRRQGHEEDAASAWSAAISRAAPDDFRPFAQDVLGAAVPDFAGYDLAWKPAGDKT, encoded by the coding sequence ATGGGAGCGGTCCGCACGATCTCACGTCCCGGGGCACGCGGCCAGCGCTCGCGTCCGTTGCGGGTGGCCTTTGAGCATCTCGCCGCGGGATATCCGGTCACGATCGATCGCTATTGCAGCGATACCCGTGACGATCGCCAGTCCATCATGCTGTTGAGTTGCGCGGCGTGGGCGGCCCAGCGTGGCGCGGAGGTCGAGGTGATCTGGGAGCCGGAATCGCGCCGGCGCGGCGCCGCCGCCGACGTCGTCTTCATCGTGCTGTTCAGCGTTGCTGCCTATGCCCTGAAGAACGCCATCGAGGCCTATCGGGCCCAGACCGATGGCTGCATCGTGGTGTGCGGTCCACATGCGGTCAGCTTTCCCGAACATTGCTACCGCGCCGGAGCCGATGCGATCGTCAAGAAGTGCGACCAGGCGCTGTTCCTGCAGATCCTGGATGACGTGGGCCAAGGCAGGCTGCAGCGCAGCTACGCGACGACGCGTTCCATCGATCGCCTGCCGCATTATTCGGAGTTTCAGGCGCGGGGATTCGTTCCCGCGCAAGGCTTTCGCAACGCATTGGCCTCGACGGGATGTCCGTATACCTGTTCGTTCTGCACCGATGCCGAGACCAACTTTTCAACCATCGACGCGGCCGATGTGGTTGCAGATATTGCATCCTGTGACGAGAAGCTGATCGTCTTCAACGATCCGCTGTTTGGATTGGGCGAGCATGGCAAGGCCATCATGCATGGGCTGAGCGGGCTTGGCGATCGCTACGCAATGGGATTCACGACGTCGTCGGCGCTCCGGCAGCCGGAGATGCGCCGCCTGTTCACGGACGCCGGTTTCGTGCTGCTGGAGGTCGGACTTGAAAACATCCATGCCGACTACGCGAAGAACAGGCGGTCGGATCTGATCGATATCTGCGCGCAATGTCCGTTCTTCATCATCGTCAATTATATCTATGGCCTCAGTGCCAGGGATTTCGAACAGGAGACGACGTCCTACCTGGTCGAATTGACCGAGAAGTGCCCCAACGTGCTGCCGATGGTGTTCGTGCCGTTCTCGCTGCCGGAAACCGGCCTTCACCAGGACCATCTGGCGCAGGGCCGGATCTTCGACCCTTCCTATCTCTGTATCGGCAACGAAATCCTGTCGATGCGGCTGCCGCTTCAGATGACGCCGGCGGACTATTATCATCGGCTGGATGCGCTGAATGAGCGTCTCTACATCGATCACAACGCGCGGATGCGGGAGTGGGTGCTCACCCATCCCGGCATCACGCCCGACCGCAGGCGCGTGATGCTCGACATCGTCCGGCGCCAGGGGCATGAGGAGGATGCTGCGTCGGCCTGGTCGGCTGCAATCTCGCGGGCCGCGCCGGATGACTTCCGGCCGTTTGCGCAGGACGTGCTCGGCGCTGCGGTGCCGGACTTCGCCGGCTACGATCTGGCGTGGAAGCCGGCCGGCGACAAGACCTGA
- a CDS encoding cupin-like domain-containing protein, translating to MKRLGEIERRHDMTHERFFGDFFQQRPVVMTEQISHWPALAAWGPGYFRSRYGQTPVWLSRYDPSSQRTFLEQNIDHQFREGTMAEYVDSLTSENGRYSIRESVGLLQRNPELLDDLDHFRPFGCVHEPPDDQFMALWFAPKGTITGMHIDVGENVLFHLHGHKHVLLFSPDNTALLYEEDLSQLDAPGLADRVDSDTLQMWRHYVRWSKVNAFNPDFERFPLLGASSYLEAIIGPGDALYIPCGWWHTVRSLDVTISVSKSVFKDEFLRPAPPLTDARPVAATWETRS from the coding sequence GTGAAACGATTGGGCGAGATCGAGCGGCGTCACGACATGACGCACGAACGCTTCTTCGGTGATTTCTTCCAACAGCGCCCGGTCGTGATGACCGAGCAGATCTCGCATTGGCCGGCGCTCGCGGCCTGGGGGCCCGGCTACTTCAGGAGCCGTTACGGGCAGACGCCGGTTTGGCTCAGCCGCTACGATCCCTCATCCCAGCGGACCTTCCTGGAACAGAACATCGACCACCAATTCCGCGAAGGCACCATGGCGGAATATGTCGACTCCCTGACATCCGAGAACGGTCGCTACTCCATTCGCGAAAGTGTCGGCCTGCTGCAACGAAATCCGGAACTGCTCGACGACCTCGATCATTTCCGGCCGTTCGGCTGCGTTCACGAGCCTCCCGACGATCAGTTCATGGCGCTCTGGTTCGCGCCGAAAGGAACCATCACGGGGATGCATATCGATGTCGGAGAGAATGTGCTGTTTCATCTGCACGGCCATAAGCACGTCCTGCTGTTCTCTCCCGACAACACCGCACTGCTCTACGAAGAAGATCTCTCTCAGCTCGACGCACCGGGACTTGCCGATCGTGTCGATTCCGACACCCTTCAGATGTGGCGTCACTACGTGCGCTGGAGCAAGGTCAACGCGTTCAATCCTGATTTCGAGCGATTTCCCCTGCTCGGCGCGTCGAGCTATCTCGAAGCGATCATCGGGCCCGGCGACGCGCTCTACATCCCCTGTGGATGGTGGCACACCGTCCGCTCGCTCGACGTCACGATCAGCGTGTCGAAATCGGTGTTCAAGGACGAGTTCCTGCGGCCAGCGCCGCCATTGACGGATGCCCGGCCAGTCGCAGCCACATGGGAGACGCGCTCATGA